A DNA window from Gemmatimonadota bacterium contains the following coding sequences:
- the rpiA gene encoding ribose-5-phosphate isomerase RpiA — translation MPSEDLTRDMKKTVGVEAALMVGQGDVVGLGTGSTAEFMIEELGRRVREEQLDIIGIPTSFDASVLARGNGIPAGTLDDVDRVDIAVDGADEVDPAMNLIKGRGAAHLREKIVDGMAERFIVIVDESKLVQRLGTKSPVPLEVLPMAVRPVMRAVEALGGEPVLRMAVHKDGPVITDQGNMVVDARFDGIDDPGEMERTLNNIPGILENGLFVGLATEVLVGRITGEGRIEVERRT, via the coding sequence ATGCCATCCGAAGACCTGACCCGAGACATGAAGAAAACGGTTGGCGTCGAGGCCGCCCTTATGGTCGGCCAGGGCGACGTGGTCGGACTGGGCACCGGATCGACGGCGGAGTTCATGATCGAGGAACTGGGGCGCCGCGTGCGGGAGGAGCAACTGGACATCATCGGCATCCCCACGTCCTTCGACGCGTCGGTGCTGGCCCGCGGGAACGGCATCCCGGCGGGCACGCTGGACGACGTGGACCGAGTCGACATCGCCGTGGACGGCGCGGACGAGGTAGATCCCGCGATGAACCTGATCAAGGGCCGGGGCGCCGCCCACCTGCGCGAGAAGATCGTGGACGGCATGGCCGAACGGTTCATCGTCATCGTGGACGAATCGAAACTGGTCCAGCGGCTGGGCACGAAAAGCCCCGTGCCGCTGGAAGTCCTGCCCATGGCCGTCCGTCCCGTCATGCGGGCGGTGGAAGCCCTGGGCGGAGAACCCGTGCTGCGGATGGCGGTACACAAGGACGGACCGGTCATCACGGACCAGGGGAACATGGTGGTGGACGCCCGTTTCGACGGGATCGACGACCCCGGTGAGATGGAGCGCACGCTCAACAACATACCCGGCATCCTGGAAAACGGCCTCTTCGTCGGACTGGCGACCGAGGTCCTCGTCGGGAGGATAACCGGTGAGGGCCGGATCGAGGTGGAAAGAAGAACCTGA
- a CDS encoding cupin, whose product MAENTSKSFAAHADGADWEKGLRPYFVYRDLGMKSATEGRVMAHVIRAAQSCDGPMGYHSHELEFQMNYLLKGWARIDLADVGEIEVTAGDAWYQAPGVAHELMEYSDDFEVIEITIPGDFPTIDETR is encoded by the coding sequence ATGGCTGAGAACACGTCCAAGTCCTTCGCGGCGCATGCGGACGGCGCGGACTGGGAAAAGGGGCTGCGGCCCTATTTCGTGTACCGCGACCTGGGCATGAAGTCCGCCACCGAAGGCCGGGTGATGGCCCACGTCATCCGGGCCGCCCAGTCCTGCGACGGCCCCATGGGCTATCATTCCCACGAACTCGAGTTCCAGATGAACTACCTGCTCAAGGGCTGGGCGCGCATCGATCTGGCGGACGTGGGCGAGATCGAGGTGACCGCGGGCGACGCGTGGTACCAGGCGCCCGGCGTCGCCCATGAACTCATGGAGTACTCCGACGATTTCGAAGTCATCGAGATCACCATACCGGGTGACTTCCCGACCATCGACGAAACGCGTTAG
- a CDS encoding peptidase M14 family protein — protein sequence MADRVERPESFFGFRLGDDRKMARWDRIAEYFYLLNQQSEDIRVVNLGPTTEGNPFLLAIITSAENQARLEELREVNGRIADPRGLSDAEIDGLVQDGKVIVCQSMSLHANEIAATQMAPQLAYDLVTGEDEATKHILENVIFLMVPCFNPDGQLMVTDWYNEHLGTEYEGCDLPWLYHRYCGHDNNRDAFMLNLVESKYMARIMFQDWHPHVFQDHHEMGGYQPRLFVCPYCEPIHPHADPLVWREINWYGAHMVYKLEEAGHKGVISGAMFPAWYHMGFHWLGNYHNIASLLSETAQAKLASPLYVHPHQLRGEDGNTLHTLPHYKPQTNFPNPWPGGWWRLRDMVDQQLVAARGIMDIAARCRETVLRNAAQKALHQTRRGREDDSAGFFIRPDQHDPAVVTHLVNALLRQGIDVRRTRTRATVGSRVYPAGTWFISNAQPKRGVIKTLLEQTFWPDDAWARKADGSPTRIFDTTTDTLAEMMGVRAEPAEVPHAALDEDALNLDAVTEPAPANGAVTGDGAHGMAIDPRFNAAFAAVNAALDAGAEVCRATGSLSVGGQGMPAMPPMSAMPAMPPGAFIVSGIDQARSEEIVRAAGAAGYRLEAPVEGDPVGPPRIAMYQRYWGGNMPEGWTRMTLEQSGFSYCSVRDADIQGDLSDLCDAFILPDDTMDMMAGTEQEIERRLKTVPQPEKYRSALGESEIEAIGTFVEKGGTLVAVGRACRLPIEKFGLHITDVTAGLPESAFFCPGSMLRIRVDNTHRLGYGMPERALAMHRGSPVYSINPSHFNDLYEVVAAYPEKDVLESGWLIGEEHIAGKPAMISVRHGEGRIVLYGFQVNFRNQTHGTFKLLFNAMYGS from the coding sequence ATGGCCGACCGCGTTGAGCGACCGGAATCCTTCTTCGGCTTCCGGCTCGGCGACGACCGCAAGATGGCCCGCTGGGACCGCATCGCGGAGTATTTCTACCTGCTGAACCAGCAGAGCGAGGACATCCGCGTGGTCAACCTGGGTCCCACGACGGAGGGCAACCCCTTCCTGCTGGCCATCATCACCTCCGCGGAGAACCAGGCCAGGCTGGAGGAGCTCCGGGAAGTCAACGGGCGAATCGCCGATCCGAGGGGCCTTTCCGATGCCGAAATCGACGGCCTGGTGCAGGACGGCAAGGTCATCGTCTGCCAGTCCATGAGCCTCCACGCCAATGAGATTGCCGCGACGCAGATGGCGCCCCAACTCGCCTACGACCTGGTGACGGGCGAAGACGAGGCCACGAAGCACATCCTGGAAAACGTCATCTTCCTGATGGTGCCCTGCTTCAATCCGGACGGCCAGCTCATGGTGACCGACTGGTACAACGAGCACCTGGGCACGGAATACGAGGGATGCGACCTGCCCTGGCTGTATCACCGGTACTGCGGACACGACAACAACCGGGACGCCTTCATGCTGAACCTGGTGGAATCGAAGTACATGGCCCGGATCATGTTCCAGGACTGGCATCCCCACGTCTTCCAGGACCATCACGAGATGGGCGGCTATCAGCCCCGCCTTTTCGTCTGCCCCTACTGCGAACCCATTCATCCCCACGCCGACCCGCTCGTATGGCGCGAGATCAACTGGTACGGGGCCCACATGGTCTACAAGCTGGAGGAAGCGGGCCACAAGGGTGTCATCAGCGGCGCCATGTTCCCGGCCTGGTACCACATGGGGTTTCACTGGCTCGGCAACTACCACAACATCGCGAGCCTGCTTTCCGAAACGGCCCAGGCCAAACTGGCCAGTCCCCTCTACGTGCATCCCCATCAGCTCAGGGGCGAGGACGGGAACACCCTGCACACGCTGCCCCATTACAAGCCGCAGACCAATTTCCCGAATCCGTGGCCGGGGGGATGGTGGCGGCTGCGCGACATGGTGGACCAGCAACTCGTCGCAGCCAGGGGAATCATGGACATCGCGGCCCGGTGCCGGGAAACGGTGCTGCGGAACGCCGCGCAGAAGGCCCTGCATCAGACCCGGAGGGGCCGGGAGGACGATTCGGCGGGTTTCTTCATCCGCCCGGACCAGCACGATCCGGCGGTCGTGACCCACCTGGTGAACGCCCTGCTTCGCCAGGGCATCGACGTGCGGCGCACGCGGACCCGGGCGACGGTGGGAAGCCGGGTCTATCCCGCGGGTACCTGGTTCATATCCAACGCCCAGCCCAAGCGCGGCGTGATCAAGACGCTGCTGGAGCAGACCTTCTGGCCGGACGACGCCTGGGCGCGCAAGGCCGACGGCTCGCCCACCAGGATCTTCGACACAACGACGGACACGCTGGCGGAGATGATGGGCGTCCGCGCGGAACCGGCGGAAGTGCCCCACGCCGCCCTGGACGAGGATGCCCTGAACCTGGACGCCGTGACCGAACCGGCGCCGGCGAACGGTGCGGTGACCGGCGACGGCGCGCACGGCATGGCCATCGACCCTCGTTTTAACGCCGCCTTCGCCGCGGTCAACGCGGCCCTCGATGCGGGTGCGGAAGTCTGCCGTGCCACCGGTTCCCTTTCCGTGGGTGGCCAAGGCATGCCGGCCATGCCGCCCATGTCGGCCATGCCGGCTATGCCGCCCGGCGCCTTTATCGTCAGCGGGATCGACCAGGCGAGGTCCGAGGAAATCGTCCGGGCTGCCGGCGCCGCCGGCTACCGCCTCGAAGCACCGGTGGAAGGCGATCCCGTTGGGCCGCCGCGTATCGCCATGTACCAGCGGTACTGGGGCGGCAACATGCCCGAAGGCTGGACCCGCATGACGCTGGAACAGTCGGGTTTTTCCTATTGCTCCGTACGGGACGCCGATATCCAAGGCGATCTAAGCGACCTCTGCGACGCGTTCATCCTGCCCGACGACACGATGGACATGATGGCCGGCACGGAACAGGAGATCGAAAGACGCCTGAAGACCGTGCCCCAGCCCGAAAAGTACCGCAGCGCCCTGGGTGAATCGGAAATCGAGGCCATCGGCACCTTCGTGGAGAAAGGCGGTACGCTCGTGGCCGTCGGCCGCGCGTGCCGGCTTCCCATCGAGAAGTTCGGCCTCCATATCACCGACGTAACGGCCGGACTGCCGGAAAGCGCGTTCTTCTGCCCCGGTTCCATGCTGCGGATCCGGGTCGACAACACCCACCGGCTGGGATACGGAATGCCGGAGCGGGCCCTGGCCATGCACCGCGGCAGTCCCGTGTATTCGATCAACCCTTCCCATTTCAACGACCTGTACGAGGTGGTCGCCGCCTATCCCGAAAAAGACGTGCTCGAGAGCGGGTGGCTGATCGGAGAGGAACACATCGCCGGCAAGCCCGCCATGATCAGCGTACGCCACGGCGAAGGCCGCATCGTACTCTACGGATTCCAGGTTAATTTCCGCAACCAGACCCACGGCACCTTCAAGCTGCTCTTCAACGCGATGTACGGGAGCTGA
- a CDS encoding SDR family oxidoreductase, whose product MPFACWGCDRIGGDRAERSSSAGRTNHRRPDRGRRQLDQSETEVMDLKLRGKRAIVTGGSRGIGRCCALALAREGARVCVTARNRDPLDEVVREIEAAGGEGHAVTGDLTSLDDCRKVIREAADTFGGIDILVNCAGAARGGDILELPTEQIDEGLALKAHGYLRMSQLVIPYMQKNRWGRIVHIAGSAGTSPGRGNIPLSVANIAVLNCTRALTDAVSGDGILVNAICPGMTNTKRARDLQQAEADRQGRDVEDLLREAGERLPAGRIAEPEEVATVATFLASEPCSYVFGTAVYMDGGERRGTP is encoded by the coding sequence ATGCCGTTCGCCTGCTGGGGTTGTGACCGAATCGGCGGTGACCGGGCCGAACGATCCTCCTCGGCTGGCCGAACGAACCACCGCCGACCGGACCGAGGGCGGCGGCAACTCGATCAGTCGGAAACGGAAGTCATGGACCTGAAACTCCGTGGGAAAAGAGCGATCGTCACCGGCGGCAGCCGGGGCATCGGGCGTTGCTGCGCACTGGCCCTGGCCCGGGAGGGCGCCCGCGTGTGCGTCACGGCCCGGAACCGGGACCCGCTGGACGAGGTGGTCCGGGAAATCGAAGCGGCGGGCGGCGAGGGACACGCGGTCACGGGCGACCTGACCTCGCTGGACGACTGCCGCAAGGTGATCCGGGAGGCCGCAGACACCTTCGGCGGTATCGACATCCTCGTCAACTGCGCCGGAGCGGCCCGGGGAGGCGACATCCTGGAGCTACCCACGGAACAGATCGACGAGGGGCTGGCGCTCAAGGCCCACGGATACCTGCGGATGTCCCAATTGGTGATCCCGTACATGCAGAAGAACCGGTGGGGACGCATCGTCCACATCGCCGGCAGCGCGGGAACGAGCCCCGGTCGCGGCAACATCCCGCTGAGTGTCGCCAACATCGCCGTACTCAATTGCACGCGAGCCCTGACGGACGCGGTATCGGGAGACGGCATCCTGGTCAACGCCATTTGTCCCGGCATGACGAACACCAAGCGGGCCCGGGATCTGCAGCAGGCGGAGGCCGACCGGCAGGGCCGCGACGTCGAGGACCTGCTTCGCGAAGCCGGTGAGCGGCTTCCCGCCGGCCGCATTGCGGAACCGGAAGAGGTCGCAACCGTGGCGACTTTTCTCGCGTCCGAACCCTGTTCGTATGTCTTCGGCACCGCGGTCTACATGGATGGCGGGGAGCGCCGGGGCACGCCCTGA
- a CDS encoding NAD(P)-dependent oxidoreductase: MNVGFIGLGNMGNPMAASLLRAGHALRVHDLDEEKAANLLEAGAEWASSPRETASGADAVLTSLPGPAVVETVVLGENGVFEGLARGTVFIDTSTGEPELVRRIAREGAARGIDVLDAPISGGVFGARDATLTVFVGGPQEVFDRYEPLLRGVGETVVRMGETGSGVATKLVNNLMMFINFIGACEGMAIGARAGIDPRELIDAIRPSMGQSRMMERCLTRFLDDQSLYSAVDLGVKDMHLGVELGRSLDVPLEIAPMVEDLLRRYQDRGNAQADLLEYIGDYLKRAGVDPAG, encoded by the coding sequence ATGAACGTGGGATTCATCGGGCTGGGCAACATGGGCAATCCCATGGCCGCCAGCCTCCTGCGCGCCGGACACGCCCTGCGCGTCCACGACTTGGACGAGGAAAAGGCCGCTAACCTGCTGGAGGCCGGGGCCGAATGGGCTTCGTCCCCCCGCGAGACGGCCTCGGGCGCCGACGCGGTCCTTACCTCGCTCCCCGGTCCCGCCGTGGTGGAAACGGTCGTCCTGGGCGAGAACGGCGTGTTCGAAGGGCTCGCTCGCGGTACGGTCTTCATCGACACGAGCACCGGCGAACCGGAACTCGTCCGGCGCATCGCCCGGGAAGGCGCGGCACGGGGCATCGACGTGCTCGACGCGCCGATCAGCGGCGGCGTTTTCGGCGCCAGGGACGCCACCCTGACCGTGTTCGTCGGCGGTCCTCAGGAGGTGTTCGACCGGTACGAACCCCTCTTGCGCGGCGTGGGCGAAACGGTCGTCCGTATGGGGGAAACCGGCAGCGGCGTCGCGACCAAGCTGGTGAACAATCTCATGATGTTCATCAATTTCATCGGCGCCTGCGAAGGGATGGCCATCGGCGCACGGGCGGGGATCGATCCGCGTGAGTTGATCGATGCCATCCGGCCGAGCATGGGCCAGAGCCGGATGATGGAGCGGTGCCTGACCCGCTTCCTGGACGACCAGTCACTGTATTCCGCCGTCGACCTGGGGGTGAAGGACATGCACCTGGGCGTGGAGCTCGGCAGGTCGCTCGACGTCCCGTTGGAAATCGCCCCGATGGTCGAGGACCTCCTGAGGCGTTACCAGGACCGGGGGAACGCACAGGCCGACCTCCTCGAATACATCGGAGATTACCTGAAGCGGGCGGGCGTCGACCCGGCCGGATAA
- a CDS encoding peptidylprolyl isomerase, translated as MRNPATNTKHLLTGLLLRGLLGVPAGLLLCGLFGGTGGLAGLAKPGGLAGLAGLAGPALPGGQVHAQEEEITLEMTTEAGTIEIVLDPVRAPVTVANFMRYVDAGQYNGGVFHRTVTMDNQPNNDVKIEVIQGAVNPDYRDDSYPPNSGIDPIPLERTSATGLKHVDGAISMARMGPDTATSGFFFCIGDQPELDFGGKRNPDGQGFAAFGRVTRGMDVIRKIQVSPRENQRLTPPVVITKVERKTR; from the coding sequence ATGAGAAATCCGGCGACTAATACAAAACACCTCCTGACCGGCCTGCTGCTTCGCGGTCTCCTCGGTGTACCGGCCGGCCTGCTGCTCTGCGGTCTCTTCGGCGGAACGGGCGGACTGGCCGGATTGGCCAAACCGGGAGGACTGGCCGGATTGGCTGGACTGGCCGGTCCTGCCCTCCCGGGCGGCCAGGTCCACGCCCAGGAAGAAGAAATTACTCTGGAGATGACCACGGAAGCGGGGACCATCGAAATCGTCCTCGACCCGGTCCGCGCACCGGTTACCGTGGCGAATTTCATGCGGTACGTGGATGCCGGACAGTACAACGGCGGGGTGTTCCACCGGACGGTGACCATGGACAACCAGCCGAACAACGACGTGAAGATCGAGGTGATACAGGGCGCCGTAAACCCCGATTACCGGGACGACAGCTATCCGCCCAACAGCGGAATCGATCCGATTCCCCTCGAACGGACTTCCGCGACCGGACTGAAGCACGTCGACGGGGCCATCTCCATGGCGCGCATGGGTCCGGACACGGCAACCTCCGGGTTCTTCTTCTGCATCGGCGACCAGCCCGAACTGGATTTCGGCGGCAAGCGCAACCCGGACGGACAGGGATTCGCCGCATTCGGCCGGGTGACCCGGGGCATGGACGTGATCCGAAAGATCCAGGTGTCCCCCCGCGAAAACCAGCGTCTCACGCCGCCGGTCGTGATCACCAAAGTGGAAAGAAAGACCAGGTAG
- a CDS encoding amidohydrolase: MPIVDFHNHVYPPRYVEEIRKGPSAYTVTDDEDGNPVLHSPGDYNILVPGHRLMDVRVEVMDEAGVDTHVITFTAPGTLIETPDRSAELSSKVNDLFAEIQQAHPDRLPALATLPLNKPEACAAELERAVGSLGLKGACVYSNANGVALSDPCFWSMYEIADDREMAVFIHPTFPLGVEAMKDYMLMPAVGFLMDTTLATASLLFSGVVERFPNIRWVLGHLGGAVPYLAERFDRCYEAFPQCRANLEHHPTVYLKNQFYYDTVNFDVDALHFALGFAGVDRILAGSDYPHQIGSMPKMIESINAMDLTEEDRAAILGGNAVRLLGL, encoded by the coding sequence ATGCCCATCGTCGATTTTCACAACCACGTCTATCCGCCCCGGTACGTCGAGGAGATCCGGAAGGGTCCCAGCGCGTACACGGTGACCGACGACGAAGACGGCAACCCGGTCCTGCACTCTCCCGGCGACTACAACATCCTGGTGCCCGGCCACCGGCTCATGGACGTGCGCGTGGAGGTCATGGACGAGGCCGGCGTCGACACCCACGTCATCACATTCACGGCGCCCGGCACGCTCATCGAGACGCCGGACCGGTCCGCCGAACTCAGCAGCAAGGTCAACGATCTTTTCGCCGAGATACAACAGGCGCATCCGGACCGTCTGCCGGCCCTGGCTACCCTTCCGCTGAACAAGCCGGAGGCCTGCGCCGCCGAGCTGGAACGGGCCGTCGGTTCGCTGGGTCTCAAAGGGGCGTGCGTGTACAGCAACGCCAACGGCGTGGCGCTCAGCGATCCTTGCTTCTGGTCCATGTACGAGATCGCGGACGATCGTGAAATGGCCGTCTTCATCCATCCCACCTTCCCCCTGGGCGTGGAGGCCATGAAGGACTACATGCTCATGCCCGCGGTGGGCTTTCTCATGGATACGACCCTGGCCACGGCCAGCCTGCTCTTCAGCGGCGTGGTGGAGCGCTTTCCGAACATTCGCTGGGTGCTGGGCCACCTGGGCGGCGCCGTGCCCTACCTCGCCGAGCGCTTCGACCGGTGCTACGAGGCCTTTCCGCAGTGCCGCGCCAACCTGGAGCACCATCCCACGGTCTACCTGAAGAACCAGTTCTACTACGACACGGTCAATTTCGACGTGGACGCGCTGCATTTCGCCCTGGGCTTCGCCGGGGTCGACCGTATCCTGGCCGGGAGCGACTATCCCCACCAGATCGGCAGCATGCCGAAGATGATCGAGAGCATCAACGCGATGGACCTTACCGAAGAAGACCGCGCCGCTATTCTGGGAGGGAATGCCGTTCGCCTGCTGGGGTTGTGA
- a CDS encoding nucleoside permease — protein MSPSLCLMMFLQFFIWGAWFTTIAVYMSAHGMGDLTHWPYTVNPVAAIISPFFLGLVADRYFAPERILGWLHILAGGVMLLVPRAVDSPFLFILLLLAYNICYMPTLGLVNAITFHRVEDREAQYPLIRVFGTVGWIAAGLFISFVLGLFTGGVIPEETAWPLYTTGVAGLVMGLYSFTLGRTPPAAAGRKASLRSVIGLDALQELGSRSFYLFILSALLLCIPLAFYYNFTQIYLGATGFTNIAGTQTLGQFSEVFLMLCMPFFFRRLGVKRMLLIAMAAWIVRYGLFSLGAPDALWTLIVTGIILHGICYDFFFVTAHVYMDQQATPANRGQAQGLFVLVSSGLGMLIGAQIAGRVYNAFLGSTGSLSLSDWQVFWILPAALVILVLILFAAGFREGKRPTG, from the coding sequence ATGTCCCCATCCCTCTGTCTCATGATGTTCCTCCAGTTCTTCATCTGGGGGGCCTGGTTCACGACGATCGCCGTCTACATGAGCGCCCACGGGATGGGAGACCTGACCCACTGGCCCTACACGGTGAACCCGGTGGCCGCGATCATCTCCCCCTTCTTCCTGGGCCTGGTGGCGGACCGCTATTTCGCGCCGGAACGGATCCTCGGCTGGCTGCACATTCTCGCGGGCGGTGTCATGCTGCTCGTTCCCCGGGCCGTGGATTCGCCGTTCCTCTTCATCCTCCTCCTGCTGGCCTACAACATCTGCTACATGCCGACCCTGGGCCTGGTGAACGCCATCACCTTTCACCGGGTCGAGGACCGGGAAGCGCAGTATCCGCTGATCCGCGTGTTCGGCACGGTAGGCTGGATCGCGGCGGGACTCTTCATCAGCTTCGTCCTGGGGCTGTTCACGGGCGGGGTCATACCTGAGGAGACGGCCTGGCCGCTCTACACGACGGGGGTCGCCGGCCTGGTCATGGGACTGTACAGCTTCACACTCGGCCGGACGCCGCCGGCCGCCGCGGGGAGGAAGGCGTCGCTGCGGTCCGTGATCGGGCTGGACGCCCTGCAGGAACTGGGAAGCCGGTCGTTCTACCTGTTCATCCTGAGCGCCCTTCTCCTCTGCATCCCGCTGGCCTTCTACTACAACTTCACGCAGATCTACCTCGGCGCGACGGGATTCACGAACATCGCGGGCACACAGACCCTGGGCCAGTTTTCCGAGGTGTTCCTGATGCTGTGCATGCCCTTCTTCTTCCGGCGCCTCGGCGTGAAGCGGATGCTGCTGATCGCCATGGCCGCCTGGATCGTCCGGTACGGGCTGTTCTCCCTCGGCGCGCCAGACGCCCTGTGGACCCTGATCGTCACGGGGATCATCCTCCACGGCATCTGCTACGACTTCTTCTTCGTGACTGCCCACGTCTACATGGACCAGCAGGCGACACCCGCGAACCGGGGGCAGGCCCAGGGGCTGTTCGTCCTCGTTTCCAGCGGACTGGGCATGCTGATCGGCGCCCAGATCGCCGGCCGGGTCTACAATGCCTTTCTCGGTTCGACGGGGAGCCTCAGCCTGTCGGACTGGCAGGTATTCTGGATCCTGCCCGCCGCCCTTGTCATTCTGGTCTTGATTCTGTTCGCGGCGGGATTCAGGGAGGGGAAGCGCCCGACGGGGTAA